A section of the Clostridium sp. TW13 genome encodes:
- a CDS encoding PTS sugar transporter subunit IIA — protein sequence MFSFLKKDSKFLAPVDGKVINLSEVPDPVFAEKMAGDGVAIDTTGNTIVAPCDGELSLIFQTNHAFAMTLKDGVELLVHIGIDTVSLNGEGFERLAEPGTNVKAGTPIIKIDREFITSKGISLITPVLITNVDSVKDITPAVGINVSAGVDAILTYKTK from the coding sequence ATGTTTAGTTTTTTAAAAAAGGATTCTAAATTTTTAGCCCCAGTAGATGGAAAAGTTATTAACTTATCTGAAGTTCCTGATCCAGTATTTGCTGAAAAAATGGCTGGAGATGGTGTTGCAATTGATACTACAGGCAACACTATTGTTGCACCTTGTGATGGAGAATTATCACTAATCTTTCAAACAAATCATGCATTTGCAATGACATTAAAAGATGGTGTTGAATTACTTGTACACATAGGAATAGATACGGTATCATTAAATGGTGAAGGTTTTGAAAGACTTGCTGAACCTGGAACTAATGTTAAAGCAGGTACTCCTATTATAAAGATAGATAGAGAGTTTATTACCTCTAAGGGAATCTCTCTAATTACACCTGTATTAATAACAAATGTTGATTCTGTAAAAGACATTACACCTGCTGTTGGTATCAATGTTTCTGCAGGCGTAGATGCAATATTAACATACAAAACAAAATAA
- a CDS encoding GNAT family N-acetyltransferase, which yields MRNKDVSIDRVKDDDSVYVIRDASNIIIGRIKIIELELANKSMDIRLKFYRVNDDRLLAEALDKFCRVIFNDGRIFKLNIFVSEDLDVNVFLNMGFILEGIITDTIISNNIRKSELLFGININDYNQSKKIDHVELVGKDIFIRNLTPGDAEAMLDFYIRNEEHLRKYEPQRDKSFYTINTQYAILKDTYKEFIKGTDITLGIFKEDNFIGRIKVSNIVYGIFKSCFLGYAMDKDYVGKGYMKEAVGLVSDYIFNEMELHRIEASTLTDNIKSQAVLKANGFKELGVNKDYLYINGEWRDHITFYKINE from the coding sequence GTGAGGAATAAAGATGTCAGTATTGATAGAGTAAAAGACGATGACTCAGTATACGTTATACGAGATGCCAGTAATATTATAATAGGAAGAATAAAAATAATAGAGCTAGAATTAGCTAATAAGTCAATGGATATTAGATTGAAATTCTATAGAGTAAATGATGATAGACTTTTAGCTGAAGCCTTAGACAAATTTTGCAGAGTTATTTTTAATGATGGTAGAATATTTAAACTGAATATTTTTGTTTCAGAAGATTTAGATGTAAATGTATTTCTAAACATGGGATTTATTTTAGAAGGTATAATTACAGATACTATAATTAGCAACAATATTAGAAAGAGTGAATTATTATTTGGAATTAATATTAATGATTATAATCAAAGCAAAAAGATAGATCATGTAGAGTTAGTAGGAAAAGATATTTTTATAAGAAATCTAACTCCTGGTGATGCAGAGGCTATGTTAGACTTTTATATTAGGAATGAAGAGCATTTGAGAAAATATGAACCGCAAAGGGATAAATCTTTTTATACTATAAATACTCAATATGCAATATTAAAGGATACTTATAAAGAGTTTATAAAAGGAACAGATATAACATTAGGTATATTTAAGGAAGATAATTTTATAGGAAGAATAAAAGTTTCAAATATAGTATATGGTATTTTTAAAAGTTGCTTTTTAGGTTACGCTATGGATAAGGATTATGTAGGAAAAGGATATATGAAAGAAGCTGTAGGGTTAGTTTCTGATTATATATTTAATGAAATGGAATTACATAGGATAGAAGCTAGTACCTTAACGGATAATATTAAATCACAAGCTGTACTTAAAGCTAATGGATTTAAAGAATTAGGGGTTAATAAAGACTACTTATATATAAATGGAGAATGGAGAGACCATATTACTTTCTATAAAATAAATGAATAA
- a CDS encoding DUF4230 domain-containing protein, producing the protein MNRKKKTTPLFAKIKLIKSITILLILILVITFGYFKIFKKDPKTYVVPNAANDSLKITSEETIVNKIHEVNKLISLQLDLKENMIIDNSWGDWEVFKKIQKIHYYGVGSYAVDLSNLSKDKVNVDKLTGTVTITIPKPQVDSVTIDRDKTTYETTDNGLLRFGDIKLKADEYNFVEKEVMNKMKDKLNDKKIYDQAVSNTKDNLKNILQSLTKDSSKISINIEA; encoded by the coding sequence TTGAATAGAAAAAAGAAAACTACACCCTTATTTGCTAAGATTAAGCTTATAAAAAGCATTACTATCTTACTGATATTAATCTTAGTAATTACCTTTGGTTATTTTAAAATATTTAAGAAAGATCCAAAAACTTATGTAGTTCCTAATGCTGCAAATGATAGTTTAAAAATTACCTCTGAAGAAACTATAGTTAATAAAATACATGAAGTTAATAAGTTAATTTCTTTACAACTAGATTTGAAAGAAAATATGATTATTGATAATAGCTGGGGCGATTGGGAAGTATTTAAGAAAATCCAGAAAATCCACTACTACGGTGTGGGCAGTTATGCGGTTGACTTATCTAATCTTTCAAAAGACAAAGTAAATGTTGATAAGCTTACTGGAACAGTTACTATAACTATTCCTAAACCTCAAGTGGATTCTGTGACAATCGATAGAGATAAGACCACCTATGAAACAACCGATAATGGGTTGTTAAGATTTGGAGATATAAAACTAAAGGCAGATGAATATAACTTCGTTGAGAAGGAAGTTATGAACAAAATGAAAGACAAGCTTAACGATAAAAAGATTTATGACCAAGCTGTATCAAATACTAAGGATAACTTGAAAAATATTCTTCAATCCTTAACTAAAGATTCATCTAAAATATCAATAAATATTGAAGCTTAA
- a CDS encoding tRNA threonylcarbamoyladenosine dehydratase — MPQHSLSRTELLIGAEGLEKLKNSKVVVFGVGGVGSFTIEALVRAGVGTIIIVDDDTVCLTNLNRQIHATYNTISQPKVEVMKERLLSINHKCNVITYQTFVLEDNIKDIIPEDCDYVVDAIDTITAKIALAVYCEKNDIKLISSMGTGNKLDPTQFKITDIYKTRVCPLAKVMRYELKKRGVKKLKVVYSEEIPLKPKDEEVITCKTGCVCTGGTKKCASKRQIPGSISFVPPVAGMIIASAVVRDLLDIKY, encoded by the coding sequence ATGCCACAACATTCATTATCAAGAACTGAGTTATTAATAGGTGCAGAAGGTTTAGAAAAGTTAAAGAACTCAAAGGTAGTTGTTTTCGGAGTAGGTGGAGTTGGAAGTTTTACTATAGAAGCTTTAGTAAGAGCTGGAGTAGGTACAATTATAATTGTAGATGATGATACAGTATGCTTAACAAATTTAAATAGGCAAATACATGCTACATATAATACTATAAGTCAACCTAAGGTTGAAGTAATGAAAGAAAGATTATTATCAATAAATCACAAATGTAATGTAATTACTTATCAAACTTTTGTGTTAGAAGATAATATTAAAGATATAATCCCAGAGGATTGCGATTATGTAGTAGATGCTATAGATACTATCACAGCAAAGATTGCTTTAGCAGTATATTGTGAGAAAAATGATATAAAACTTATAAGTTCTATGGGTACTGGTAACAAATTAGATCCAACTCAATTTAAGATAACAGATATATATAAAACAAGAGTATGTCCTCTTGCTAAGGTTATGAGATATGAGCTTAAAAAGAGAGGAGTAAAAAAGCTAAAGGTAGTATATTCAGAAGAAATACCTCTAAAGCCAAAGGATGAAGAAGTAATTACTTGTAAAACAGGATGCGTATGTACAGGCGGAACAAAGAAATGTGCAAGTAAGAGGCAAATCCCAGGCAGTATATCTTTCGTACCTCCAGTAGCAGGAATGATAATAGCTTCAGCAGTAGTTAGAGATTTGTTAGATATAAAATACTAG
- the asnB gene encoding asparagine synthase (glutamine-hydrolyzing) translates to MCGIAGWVDFSKDISAHEDILKNMTDTLKLRGPNSYGYYVKKNVLLGHRRLIVVDPEGGKQPMTKTSFGKDYTVVYNGELYNTEDLRKELLAAGFTFNSYSDTEVLLTSYIYWGIDCVRKFNGIFAFAIYDTKNNSVFLARDPLGVKPLFYTRKNNSLIFGSEIKTLLAHPEVNAVIDRDGLTELFALGPAVRPGSGVYKNISEVPPAHYLLLTSDNKLTLKEYWKVSAEESKETETEAIEHTRDLLIDAIKRQLVGDVPLCTFLSGGLDSSAISAIASTEYKNNGKTLTTYSIDYEDNAKYFKSSLFQPTSDQFYAEIMAKYIGSDHRTVVLNHENLASSLKEAVIARDLPGMVDIDSSLYLFCKEVKKDFVIALSGECADELFGGYPWFTRPELMNATTFPWSRFVPNRKQILSKELKSLKIEDCTNENYLDTLKQVPHLDGETPEEYRMRELFYLNIKWFMLTLLTRKDRCSMANSLEVRVPFADYRIVQYAFNIPNNFKFLNGREKGLLRECLKGILPDEIIFRKKSPYPKTHNPIYTEIVCNEMSKILQDPTSPILDLIDTEFVKSMVESKGASYTSPWYGQLMTGPQLIAYFIQINLWLKEYNVKIEL, encoded by the coding sequence ATGTGTGGAATCGCAGGTTGGGTAGATTTTTCAAAGGATATATCTGCTCATGAAGATATTCTTAAAAATATGACTGATACATTAAAATTAAGAGGTCCAAATAGCTATGGATATTATGTTAAAAAGAATGTGCTTTTGGGGCATAGAAGATTAATAGTAGTAGACCCTGAAGGTGGTAAGCAGCCAATGACTAAAACTTCTTTCGGAAAGGATTATACAGTTGTTTATAACGGTGAGCTATATAATACAGAAGATTTAAGGAAAGAACTATTAGCTGCAGGCTTTACATTTAATTCTTATTCTGATACAGAGGTTCTACTAACTTCATATATTTATTGGGGTATAGATTGCGTAAGAAAATTCAACGGAATCTTTGCTTTTGCAATATATGATACAAAAAACAATAGCGTATTTCTTGCAAGAGATCCTCTTGGAGTAAAACCTTTATTTTATACTAGAAAAAATAACTCATTAATCTTTGGTTCAGAAATCAAAACTCTATTGGCTCACCCAGAAGTTAATGCAGTTATTGATAGAGATGGTTTAACTGAACTTTTTGCTTTAGGCCCAGCCGTAAGACCTGGCAGTGGAGTATACAAAAATATAAGTGAAGTTCCTCCTGCTCATTATTTACTTCTTACCTCTGATAATAAGCTTACTCTAAAAGAATACTGGAAAGTGTCTGCAGAAGAATCTAAGGAAACTGAAACTGAAGCTATTGAACACACTCGAGATTTATTAATTGATGCTATTAAAAGACAATTGGTTGGAGATGTTCCTTTGTGTACATTCTTATCAGGAGGGCTAGATTCAAGTGCAATTTCTGCTATAGCTTCAACTGAATATAAGAATAATGGTAAAACTCTAACTACTTATTCTATTGATTATGAAGATAACGCTAAATATTTTAAATCTTCATTATTTCAACCAACTTCAGATCAATTCTATGCTGAGATTATGGCTAAATATATAGGTAGTGATCATAGGACAGTAGTACTAAATCATGAAAACCTAGCTTCCTCACTTAAAGAAGCTGTGATTGCTCGTGATTTACCTGGTATGGTCGATATAGATTCTTCATTATATTTATTCTGTAAGGAAGTAAAAAAAGACTTTGTAATTGCACTTTCCGGAGAATGCGCTGATGAATTATTTGGTGGCTATCCTTGGTTTACAAGGCCAGAATTGATGAATGCTACAACTTTCCCATGGTCAAGATTTGTACCAAATAGAAAGCAAATCCTATCTAAGGAGCTAAAATCTTTAAAAATAGAAGATTGCACAAATGAAAACTATCTTGATACTTTAAAGCAAGTACCTCACTTAGATGGTGAAACTCCTGAAGAATATAGAATGAGAGAGTTGTTCTATCTAAATATAAAGTGGTTTATGCTTACTCTATTAACAAGAAAAGATAGATGCAGTATGGCAAATAGCCTTGAGGTAAGAGTTCCTTTTGCTGATTACAGAATCGTTCAATATGCATTTAATATACCTAATAACTTTAAATTCCTCAATGGCAGAGAAAAAGGATTGCTTAGAGAATGTTTAAAGGGTATTTTACCTGATGAAATTATTTTTAGAAAAAAGAGTCCTTATCCTAAGACACACAATCCTATCTATACAGAGATTGTTTGCAATGAAATGTCTAAAATACTCCAAGATCCTACTTCTCCAATTTTGGATTTAATAGATACAGAGTTTGTAAAATCAATGGTAGAAAGTAAAGGTGCATCCTATACTTCTCCTTGGTATGGGCAATTAATGACAGGACCTCAACTAATTGCTTACTTTATTCAGATTAATTTATGGTTAAAAGAATATAATGTAAAAATCGAGCTATAA
- a CDS encoding class I SAM-dependent methyltransferase yields MNKQNINKMKLLLLGLTNRFAEDSNVFKGIYVTYKAGLKEFNGTGSFNAGKIDYNFNGKTDTLSIDEVFDKICLEAEKYDAAIVTYSERGSNLTLTCDNKNVKMNTTEVKEILNPKDSIANTKDSHSVGEVSTLLNRNYYIKVGKADALLKEIGIMSKDGKIKNDKIRKYNQIDHYVELLDGILDSLPNNQTINILDCGCGKSYLTFVLNYYLTEVKKRKCHFIGLDISEGVIESSKKMASHLGYRNMEFRAIDIKNYVPDKKVNLVMSLHACDTATDMALALGIKLNSDCIIAVPCCHRELLNQYKFDPMKSILKYGILKARIADALTDGMRSMMLEAKGYDVSVVEYISPLETPKNLMIRAIKTSNSKEKPEILDEYISLMAQLNAYPALYQFLNEGWSAY; encoded by the coding sequence ATGAATAAACAAAATATAAATAAAATGAAATTACTATTACTTGGATTAACAAATAGATTCGCTGAAGATTCTAATGTGTTTAAAGGAATTTATGTTACTTATAAAGCTGGATTAAAAGAATTTAATGGTACTGGATCCTTCAATGCAGGAAAAATAGATTATAACTTTAATGGAAAGACAGACACATTAAGTATCGATGAAGTTTTCGATAAAATCTGCTTAGAAGCTGAAAAGTATGATGCAGCAATTGTAACCTATAGTGAACGTGGTTCTAATTTAACATTAACTTGCGACAACAAGAATGTAAAAATGAACACTACTGAAGTAAAAGAAATCTTAAATCCAAAGGATAGCATTGCAAATACAAAAGATTCTCATTCAGTAGGGGAAGTATCTACCTTGCTAAATAGAAATTACTATATAAAAGTAGGAAAAGCAGATGCTCTATTAAAAGAGATAGGGATTATGAGCAAAGATGGCAAAATAAAAAATGATAAAATAAGAAAATATAATCAAATAGATCATTATGTCGAATTACTTGATGGAATTCTAGATTCATTACCAAATAATCAAACAATAAATATATTGGACTGTGGCTGTGGCAAATCTTATTTAACCTTTGTTCTTAATTATTATCTTACAGAAGTTAAAAAGAGAAAATGTCATTTTATCGGGTTAGATATTTCTGAAGGTGTAATAGAAAGTTCAAAGAAAATGGCTTCTCACCTTGGATATAGAAACATGGAGTTCCGTGCAATAGACATTAAAAATTATGTACCAGACAAAAAAGTTAATTTAGTAATGTCTCTTCATGCTTGTGATACTGCTACTGACATGGCACTAGCTTTAGGTATTAAGTTAAATTCAGATTGTATAATAGCAGTTCCTTGTTGTCACAGAGAATTGCTAAATCAATATAAATTTGATCCTATGAAATCAATATTAAAATATGGAATATTAAAAGCTAGAATTGCAGATGCACTTACAGATGGAATGAGAAGTATGATGCTAGAAGCTAAAGGATATGACGTTTCTGTTGTTGAATATATTTCGCCGTTAGAAACTCCTAAAAACTTAATGATTCGTGCAATAAAAACTTCTAATTCTAAGGAAAAGCCTGAAATACTTGATGAATATATAAGCCTTATGGCTCAGTTGAATGCATACCCAGCTCTATATCAATTTCTAAATGAAGGTTGGTCTGCATACTAA